In Mycoplasma feriruminatoris, the sequence TGTTTTCTATCTTTTAATAGTAATAAAACACTAATACCAAATGCAATTAATGTACCAACAACAAATGCTAATAAATTAATTAATAATGCATGAGTTCCATTTGATAAAGCAATTAGTGAAATTAAACTACCTGGACTTGGAGTTCCAATAGTTCCACCACCTAAATAAGAAGTAATAAATTGTGCACCAACTACTCCTAACATTGTAGCTAATAACATTTTTGGTTTTTTAATAATAAACACAAAATATACTTCGTGAATTCCACCGATTGTGTGAATTAATGAACTTGCAGTTGCATTATATCTATCTTCTCTTTTTGTAAAAATAATATAAGCTAGTAATAAACCTAATCCAGGTCCTGGATTTGGATCATATAAGAAAAAGATTGATCTAGGATTTGCAACTCCATTATTTTTTTGAATTTGAATTTCATTATATCCAATAGGACCTAATACACCGTGATTTAAAGCATTATTTAAAAATGATACTTTAATTGGTTCAGTAAAGAACCCTAATAGTGGAGCTACTCATTTGTTGTCTCCAAATAATTTAATTATTGAGATCATTACAAAAGTGATTCCCCACATTATTCAACCTCAACCTCAAAATACAACTAAACCTAAAACTATAGCATAAATTGCTAACCCAAAGTTTTTAACTAACATTTCTAAACCTGGATTAATTTTATGAAGATACAATTTTTCTACTTTTTTTAAAAATAGTGCTGATAAAGGTCCAACGATCATAGCACCAATAAATTGATTAGGTGAACCTGGATGAACTCATTTATCTCCTACTTGTTGAACAATATATTTTCCATAAATAAAATCAGTACCAGTAATTGTAGCAACGATAATAAAAGTTGCTATCATTCCACCTCTTAAACCATAAACCAATCTACCACCATTAAATGCAATTAATATTGGTAGAAGTCATTTAATTCCTGGCTCAACTAATCTACCTAGCATTGGAGCATCGAATCAACCTAATTTCTTATTATGATCAAAATCATATAAAAACATAGCTGTTCAAAGTCCTCAAGCTAGTAGAACACCAATTGCTGGCATAATCATTCCAGCCATAAAAGAACCAGTTTTTTGAATTTTAAGCTTAAATTTATTAGCTCATTCTTT encodes:
- a CDS encoding PTS transporter subunit EIIC; the encoded protein is MNTKVQMTHKEWANKFKLKIQKTGSFMAGMIMPAIGVLLAWGLWTAMFLYDFDHNKKLGWFDAPMLGRLVEPGIKWLLPILIAFNGGRLVYGLRGGMIATFIIVATITGTDFIYGKYIVQQVGDKWVHPGSPNQFIGAMIVGPLSALFLKKVEKLYLHKINPGLEMLVKNFGLAIYAIVLGLVVFWGWGWIMWGITFVMISIIKLFGDNKWVAPLLGFFTEPIKVSFLNNALNHGVLGPIGYNEIQIQKNNGVANPRSIFFLYDPNPGPGLGLLLAYIIFTKREDRYNATASSLIHTIGGIHEVYFVFIIKKPKMLLATMLGVVGAQFITSYLGGGTIGTPSPGSLISLIALSNGTHALLINLLAFVVGTLIAFGISVLLLLKDRKHLQSESDQGFKITDEGIEFSNITTNQEVKINPNIKKIVVACEAGVGSSAMAAGLIRKWVNNNNYDIEVTNIAVKDLKDEYDVIVTMKSFKDFAQQKAPSAHVYPVEQFIGKNTYDELYKLIENKQQNKVGEEK